One Mycolicibacterium sp. TUM20985 genomic window, ATCGACGACCGCGTCCCCTTCGGCGTCCTCGAGATGAAGACGGCGTGGACCACCGACGACCGTGACCGCGCCCGGCGATTGTCCACGGCATTGGCACGCACACCGTTTCACGCAATGGCATTGTTGGACATACAGTTCTGCATGGCGACGTCCGCGCCGCACGTCCTCGAGAGGTGGCGTACGTCGGGAGCCGTGGTCGCTCCGATTCCAGCTACGCCGTACCCGGACGAGAGGTACCGTACGAAGATGATGTGGTACGACCGTCGGACATTCGCCAATCACGCTTCGCCGGAACAGATTCCGAAGATCTTGAGGGAGATGAGCACCGTGTCGAACCAAACCGAGGTTCAGCTGGCGAGCCTCGCGGCCGCGCAGTGACGGACACCCCCATCTCAGACGGTGTCGCACGAGTTCTCGATCCGGGAGCCGAAGAGGACGCACGACTGCTGGCTGCGCTGCGGGCCGACGAGAAGATCGAATTCGTCGACACCTGGGCTGCCCAGCGGGCGGCGTTGGGCCGACTGGTGCCCGGCGTCGAGGCGGATCTCGCCGAGGAGTCGCCACGCTTCGTGCACTACCCATGGCGCCGGGCGGTGGTGAAGACCCTTGGACCGCGGTCGTTTCGTCGACTTCGCCTGGACCGCAACCGGAATCTGATCACCACCGAGGAGCAGGATCGCCTCGGGCGGTTGCAGGTCGGCGTCATCGGGCTGAGCGCGGGTCACGTCGTCGCGCACACCATCGCCATGCAGGGACTCTGCGGTGAGCTGCGGCTCGCCGACTTCGACGATCTCGAGTTGTCGAACTTGAATCGCGTACCGGGTGGATTGTTCGATCTCGGCCTGAACAAGACCACCGTCGCAGCCCGCAGGATCGCGGAGCTGGATCCCTATCTCGTGGTGCGCACCGCCCCCGCCGGGATAACCGCCGAGACCCTCGACGAATTCCTCGACGGCCTCGACGTCGTGATCGAGGAATGCGATTCGCTCGACCTGAAGGTCGGCATCCGACGGGCCGCGCGGTCACGTCGGATGCCAGTGCTGATGGCCACGAGCGACCGTGGGCTCATCGACGTCGAGCGATTCGACCTCGAACCCGACCGGCCCATCTTCCATGGCCTGCTCGGTGACGTCGACCCCGAGTCACTGACCGGCTTGAGCGCCAACGACAAGGTTCCGTACGTTCTGCGTCTCATCGAAGTCGGCGGCTTGTCCGCACGGGCGGCCGCCTCCCTCCTCGAGGTGGGCCACGCAGTTGCCACGTGGCCGCAGATGGCCGGTGACGTGACCCTGGGCGCGGGTCCCATCGCGGAGGCCGTCCGGAGAATCGGCCTGTGCGAGCCACTTTCATCGGGTCGAGTCCGACTGGACGCTGGCGCCGCACTGGACCGGATCGCGACGCCCAGCCCACTGCCAACCGCCGCAGTCGACGGCACCGGACGCACCGCGCACCAGCCCAGGTCGACGGAGCCCGGTGACACCGTCACGGCCATGCTCAGCGCTGCTCTGCGTGCACCGTCGGGCGGCAACGTCCAGCCCTGGGTCATCGACGCGTCGACCGATGGGGTCACCGTTGCGCTCGACCCCGCTCGCACGTCGACCATCGACGTCGGTCGGCGCGGAAGTGCCGTCGCGGTCGGGGCCGCGGCCTACAACGCCCAGGTGGCCGCGGCCGCCTGCGGCGCCCGGAGTCGGGTCGACTTCGAAGAGGACGGCGACGCGTCCCCTCTGATCGCCAGAGTTCGTCTCGAAGACGGTACCGACGACGAACTGGCGGGCCACTACGACGCGATGCTGCGGCGTGAGACCAACCGCAGCCGCGGCGAAGGCGCCTTCCTACCCGCCGGGGTCGCCGACCAGCTCGTCGCGACGGCGCAACGGGAAGGCGCGCGGCTGGATCTGATCACGTCCCGTCCCGCCATCGACGAGATCGCCGATATCTTCGCCGCCGCCGACCGGATCCGCTATCTGACCAGCAGGCTTCACGAGGAGATGATCTCCGAGCTGAGATGGCCGGGCGACGTCGACCCAGACACCGGCATCGACGTGGTCAGCCTCGAGCTGGGCCCCCGGGGGGATCTCGCACTCGAGATCCTGCGTCGGCCCGACGTGATGGCGGAGTTGTCGGTCTGGGGCGGCGGGGAGATCCTCGGCGACGAGACCGCCGCGGGACTCAGGGCGAGCTCGGGGTTGGCGGTACTTCGCGCGACCGGGCGCAACCTGACCGATTATGCGCGCGGCGGTGCGGCGGTCGAGGCGACGTGGATCGCCGCCCAGGAACTCGGTCTGGCAGTGCAACCCATCTCACCTCCGTTCCTCTATGCCACCAACGACGCCGAACTGCAGAACGTCTCACCGAAGCACGCCGAAGAGCTGGCTGAGTTGCAAACGAGATTCCGCGCGGCCGCAGGCATCGCTAACAACACGGCTGACGCAATGATCTTGATGCTGCGGCTGTCGGTGGCAGGACCCGCCACGGTTCGGAGCCGACGACGGGGCGTCAATATCGACCCGCCACCGCTACCCTGATTCGGTGTCCGTGGAAAATTCGCGCCTCAGCCTCGACAGGCTGGTGACGACGGTCGCCGTCCGGTTGATGGCGGCCAACGCGGCGACCTCGGCGATCGTCTCGCAGGAGGTGCTCGCCGTCCTGCTCGAATACTTCGACGTCGACGTCAGTTTCCTGCGGTACAACGACCACTCCATTCGAGCCTCCATTCTGATTGCCGAATGGCCACTACGGCCCGACGTCCCCGATCCGGACCCCTTGAAGGTCGTGTTCTACGAGGACGCCGATCCCGTCTTCGCATTGGCCGAGAACGTCAAGTCGCCCATGATCTTCCGGCCCGAGAACGAGGACTACCAGAAGCGAATCGAAGAGGGACGCAACATCCCGCAGACGTCGATGGCTGCGGCGCCGCTGGTGTCGGGTGAGGTGACGACCGGCGTCTTGGGCTTCGTCAAGGTCGGCGACAGGGAGTGGAAACCCGAGGAGATCAACGCGCTCGAGGCCATTGCCTCGTTGTTCGCTCAGGTGCAGGCCCGCGTGCAGGCCGAGGAGCGTCTGCGCTACCTCGCGGAACACGACGACCTGACCGGCCTGCAGAATCGACGCGCCCTGATCGATCACTTGGACGCCAGACTGGCGGCCGGTCGACCGGGTCCGGTGTCCGCGCTCTATCTGGATCTCGACCGCCTCAAGACCATCAACGATTATCTCGGCCACAACGTCGGCGACTGGTTCATCCGCGTGCTCGCCGAACGACTCCAAAGGGGTACCGGGGACGAGAGCGTCATCGCGCGACTCGGCGGTGACGAATTCGTCGTGGTACCCGCGTTGCCCATGCCCGCCGCCGAAGCCGAGAAGCTGGCCGACCGGCTGCTCGGCCTACTGAGCGAGCGCGTGGCGATCGACGGGGAGATGCTCACCAGAACCGTCAGCATCGGTGTCGCCCAGGGTGTGCCGGGTCGCGACTCCACCTCGGATCTACTCCGCCGGGCCGATCAGGCGGTGCTCACCGCCAAGGGTGCCGGCGGAAACCAGATCGCGGTGTTCTCCGACGAAATGTCGCTACGGACCGAATACCAGAACGACATCGAACTGCACATCAGGGACGTCATCCAGAACGGGGCGTTGTTCTTGCAGTACCAACCCGAGGTCGACATGCGCACCGGCGAAGTGCTGTCCACCGAGGCGCTGGTGCGGTGGAACCACCCCACTCGCGGCCTGCTGTCCCCCGCGGTGTTCATCGCCGTCGCCGAGTCGATCAACCTGGCCGGCGAGTTGGGCCGCTGGGTACTGCGCACCGCCTGCGAGGAGTTCGCCCGGTGGCGGGCGCTCGGCGTCGCCGATGGAATCGTATTGAGGGTCAACGTCTCCCCCATCCAGCTGGTGACGGACGGCTTCGTGGAGTCGGTGGCCGCGGTCATGCGCGAGTTCGCCCTCGAGCCCGGCTCACTCTGTCTGGAGATCACCGAGAACGTCGTCGTGCAGGACATGGAGACCACCAGCGTCACGTTGGCGGGCCTCCGGAAGGCCGGAGTGCAGGTCGCCATCGACGATTTCGGGACCGGGTTCAGCGTGCTGTCTCATCTGAAGTCACTGCCGGTCGACGTG contains:
- a CDS encoding bifunctional diguanylate cyclase/phosphodiesterase gives rise to the protein MAANAATSAIVSQEVLAVLLEYFDVDVSFLRYNDHSIRASILIAEWPLRPDVPDPDPLKVVFYEDADPVFALAENVKSPMIFRPENEDYQKRIEEGRNIPQTSMAAAPLVSGEVTTGVLGFVKVGDREWKPEEINALEAIASLFAQVQARVQAEERLRYLAEHDDLTGLQNRRALIDHLDARLAAGRPGPVSALYLDLDRLKTINDYLGHNVGDWFIRVLAERLQRGTGDESVIARLGGDEFVVVPALPMPAAEAEKLADRLLGLLSERVAIDGEMLTRTVSIGVAQGVPGRDSTSDLLRRADQAVLTAKGAGGNQIAVFSDEMSLRTEYQNDIELHIRDVIQNGALFLQYQPEVDMRTGEVLSTEALVRWNHPTRGLLSPAVFIAVAESINLAGELGRWVLRTACEEFARWRALGVADGIVLRVNVSPIQLVTDGFVESVAAVMREFALEPGSLCLEITENVVVQDMETTSVTLAGLRKAGVQVAIDDFGTGFSVLSHLKSLPVDVLKIDRSFVTDLGSNPDDLAIVRAVIALAEAFELELVAEGVETEIAAKTLLKHGCYRAQGFLLSRPLLGEDIVRLLTDGRVAVNFSATPTV
- a CDS encoding Rv1355c family protein, giving the protein MTDTPISDGVARVLDPGAEEDARLLAALRADEKIEFVDTWAAQRAALGRLVPGVEADLAEESPRFVHYPWRRAVVKTLGPRSFRRLRLDRNRNLITTEEQDRLGRLQVGVIGLSAGHVVAHTIAMQGLCGELRLADFDDLELSNLNRVPGGLFDLGLNKTTVAARRIAELDPYLVVRTAPAGITAETLDEFLDGLDVVIEECDSLDLKVGIRRAARSRRMPVLMATSDRGLIDVERFDLEPDRPIFHGLLGDVDPESLTGLSANDKVPYVLRLIEVGGLSARAAASLLEVGHAVATWPQMAGDVTLGAGPIAEAVRRIGLCEPLSSGRVRLDAGAALDRIATPSPLPTAAVDGTGRTAHQPRSTEPGDTVTAMLSAALRAPSGGNVQPWVIDASTDGVTVALDPARTSTIDVGRRGSAVAVGAAAYNAQVAAAACGARSRVDFEEDGDASPLIARVRLEDGTDDELAGHYDAMLRRETNRSRGEGAFLPAGVADQLVATAQREGARLDLITSRPAIDEIADIFAAADRIRYLTSRLHEEMISELRWPGDVDPDTGIDVVSLELGPRGDLALEILRRPDVMAELSVWGGGEILGDETAAGLRASSGLAVLRATGRNLTDYARGGAAVEATWIAAQELGLAVQPISPPFLYATNDAELQNVSPKHAEELAELQTRFRAAAGIANNTADAMILMLRLSVAGPATVRSRRRGVNIDPPPLP